GTGGTTCACCAAATGAAAGCTCAAACGTGACAAGCGTTAGTGGTATAATGGTTAGCATTGTTGCCTTCCATATTCGGAGTAAGCAATAgacccgggttcgattcccggctAACgcacacttcttttttttaattctttatcgTAAATTCGCATTTGACATAACTGGTGAATAATTCCAGTCATTAAAATTtactaaaccatttttttctaaatttatttcaacTCTGAAATTTCGgttcgtaaaaataaaaggtgggaaataaaatgtttttaaacggTGAACTTTTTACCGCTCTTTAGACACAAAGCGAAACGCGGTGGACCTTATAGCCAAGAATCAACGAGCAATTAAAAAACGAGGGTTTTATATTACTAAACATGTTGAGAGAAACATGTGAGGGAATTTCCAcgttaataaaattaatagcCAActggattttcttcttctttttcgtctggaaaaaaaaaaatgaataagttATTCATGCCCAGTCAGCATTAAGGGCCAAGGACTGGCGAACATACTGACCTTGTTTCCTATGCAATGTCcccgttttattctttttttcgtccATTCAAAAACCAGAAACAAGACCTAGAGACTGGTTATTACGACACCGATGACCAAAACAAATAACGAATATTCTTTTACACAccggtttatttttaatataatcTAAAATCAGTcgacagaagaaaaaactaatttattaGATATCAAATGTCCAGCTCGCCAAAATCTGGTGGACTGGATTTGGTGTCTTTTTATAGAAATAAATGAACTAGAATTATATTCTCCATTTGGACTGATgtgaatgaaaatgttttgaattatttgcatTTCCAGGGTTTCCGAGTACCTAATGGGCGATTTGGACAGCAACATTTCGCTGGCCAGCTCGTCCGTGTCGAGTAAAACCAAGTCGTGCGAGAACATCCCGTCGGATGCCGAGAACGGCGCCTTGCTGGCCGACCCAGGAACAACGACGGCCAGCAAATCGGACTCGGTGACGTCCGTCATCTTTCCAGGCTCGCCCGGCGACCAACAGCAGACGAACCAGCCGTCCACGACGCCGCAACAACACCTGACGGGCGTCCAGATGGACGCCGTCCTTTTGCAACTGGAACAAGGCGTCGAAGTGGCCCTGCACCGGGCCAAACTCTGGTCCAAATACGCCAAAGACATTATGACCTACGTGGAGAAAAGGTGCAACCTGGAAATCGAATTCGCCAAGAATGTGGCCAAACTGGCACAGACCATGAAATCCGCTCTCAAAGAGGAGGTATGATACACCAATTCAGACATTTGGCATATGAATTTTcctccttgttgttgttgttgttgagcggATTATATACGCGCAGATATCAATTCACGCCCGTCTGGTATGCCGCCGGGCCCAGTGTGTGTACATAttcgtttgttttcttatcgTCTGGCAATCATTTATCAAAAAGTCCTTGCACTTGAAAAAGATGGCGCCATTTCAAGGTGAAAAATAAGGGCCTCTATGATTCAATCGACTGGATTTAAAACTAGACTGGATATAAATTTGGGGTTTGGCTCCAAGGTTGCCAAATTATTAATCGTCATTTATTTTGGTTATTTAGTGTTATTTGCCGTTCCAATCCATTTACATGACGGCCATGGACCGGGAGATTGACAACAGCAATTCGGCACAGTCGACCACTTCTTTACTCACCGGCCACAAATTCCTCGAGGTAATCAACACAAACTAAAATTGCGCAATCACGGCAATAGTTGTCCGACTATCAAATCTGAAGATTTTCACTGGGAAATCTTCTATTTTATATTGATGTCTTTGATCTTATTTTTGtctatttgattcttttgtgaTGATGGCATGACTCACGCACAGCCGTTGTCGGCCAGACGGAACGAGCACGAACGCTGCCGCAAACAGATCAAAGAGATGTGGCACCGCGAGTTGAAGCGCATGCAAGAGTCGGTGGGCAACTTGCGCAAGGCCAAGGCCCTCTACGTCCAGCGCCAGCAAGAGTGGGAGCGGGCCAAAGAGGCGGCCCAGAGGGCCGAGTCCGCCGCCGAGTCCTCCTCATCCACCGCCGAACAAGCCTCCAAACTGGACAAGAGGAAAAAGACGGAAGAGGATGCCCTCCAAAAggtttcatttccatatttcttattatttttatttaaactttttttccaattcttttGGCGGTTCCGTGTGTTTCACGCGTGGGTTGgaaattcttcttttatttttcacggacctttggcttttttttttcgccaaaaaACACACGCACGCAAAAGCTAGCTCGCCGAGCGTGAAGTTATTAAATGGCTGCCCacacttgtgtgtgttgttgttgttgagtttgttgttttgtaaTATCTAATGTCGCCATCACGCAACTACAACCACCACACACTTTTCCTGGCTCtccttgaaatgaaaaatgacgacAAGTTTTTACATTACCGAAGGATTTTTATTGAATCTTTTTCTCAAAAATAATCGAAAAAGCGCAGTGTGTCAGCAGACGTCCGGGTCGCTGTTTAGCAGCCACCCTCGTCTTCCACAACTTTCTGTCAAAGAGAAACAGCCAAGATGTAGtgtaatctctctctctctctatacgaCGGGGATATGTAGGTTAAtaactgttgttgtttgttttttttccacgtCCTGCTATTCGCAATCATCATGATTCGTTCCAGGTAGAAACGCACTCGCCGATGCACGACGCACTTTCGTGTTGGcgttttggttgttttggcTTGACTGATGCCAACCGGTTTGACGTGAACGTTtgtctgatttgttttttctcttcatcatttgtttttttttttacgacagGCTATGGAAGCTGAGACCACTTACAAGGCCAGTGTCTGCGAGGCGAACGAAAGGCACGGCCAGTTGTTGCGAGTCAAAAGTCAAGTGCTGCAGCAGGTCCGCGAATTGATGCTGCAGTGTGATCAGACAATGAAGGCTGTTACCGTTTCTTACTTCCAACTTCAACACACTGTTTCCGCTCCTGCACCCGTTCAGGTACAGTTCTGGCTTGTCTGGTGCTTGCCGTTGGTATGTGGCCAGTCTGATGGACGTTTTGGCTTTCTCCAGTTTCAGACTTTGTGCGAAAGCAGCAGACTGTACGAGCCAGGCTCGCAGTACATGGAGTTCATCAGGAGGATGCCCCTACCCAGCAAGCCCAGCAGAGACAGCACCCCAACGGCCACTGCAGGAAGCCCTGGTGGCACATCCCCGGGCCCCTACACCTTTGAACCTTACTCTGAAGAGTCGACAGTGtcagagaaggagagaaagtCCAACGGCTCCCTGAGTGCAGACCTCAGCGAAAGTGCTGGTATATgcccaaaagaaatttttcaaacactttctcttctttctttttggcttgATTGCCATTTGCACAAGTGTGTGACTCACCGACTCTCAACTTGTTCCACTCCAGGCAAGGATAGAGTCCAAAGTGGAGGTCCAATGAAGGCGTGGAGCGCCTCGGCCGTCTCGTCGGCCGGCCAGTCGCCAGGCAACGTCGTCACCCAGGTCAGCAGCGACACGGAGTCTgtggaatcgaacccgagcgcCAAGAGCCGGGAAACGTCACCGACGGCCAGCCCCATGATGCCGGCCAGGCGGCTCGTCCCAGCCTCGTCTGGTGACGAGCTGGAAAACGAGCCCGACCCGGAGGCCGACGCCAACTACCTGGGCTACAGCGCCAACCGTCGCCACTGCATGTCCAAAGCGGCCGTCACGCACACCTTTCGCAAGTTGAAGACGCCCTCGCGCTGCCGCGAATGCGACTCGTACGTCTACTTCCAAGGAGCCGAATGCATCGAGGTATTTCACATTCATTGGCTGCTGCCCAGTCAAGCCCTTTAACCTCAATTTCGGTTTTTGAATAGTGCGGGCTGGGCTGCCACAAGAAATGTCTAGAAAGTTTGACAATCCAATGCGGCCACAAGCGGCTGCCGCGCAAAATGACCACCTTCGGCGTCGATCTGAGCCAGCACCTGGCCGAGACGGGCACCCAAGTGCCCCACCTGCTCGCCAAATGCATCAACGAAATCGACACCCGAGGCATTCAGATCAAAGTACCACCAACtcctttctattttatttatttcattctcaTTTAGCTGTCAACGTCTCGGACGTTTTGGCGCACAGCGACCAGTTTTGGTTCGaattttgttctaatttacttttctttgattcaattcttGCCCCCAAGGGATTGTATCGAGTTTCTGGCGTGAAATCCAAGGTTGAGAAACTGTGCCAGTCGTTTGAGAACGGGGCAGATCTGGTCGATCTGACGGACATTCATCCCAACGTGGTGGCCAACGTCTTGAAGCTCTACCTGCGCCAATTGCCCGAGGCCCTGCTGACGTCGAGGCTCTACCCGGACTTTATCCGAGTGGCCAGGGAGTGGACGGGCCCGTCTGCCGACACTTCAGCGCCCGGAGTGGAGGAGCTCAACGAGCTGGTGCACAAGCTGCCCAGGCACCACTACGCCACGCTGGCCTTTCTGATGCACCACCTGAAGCGGGTGTCGGGCGAGTGCGAGTCCAACAACATGCCGGCCTCCAACCTGGGCATCGTCTTCGGTCCGACTCTGCTCAGGACGTCGGAAGGATCGGCCACGCTCTCGTCGCTCGTCGACACGGTCCATCAGACCAAAGTGATTGAACTGCTCATCGAACACGCCGACATTATTTTCGGGCCGCCCGATCCGGCCTCGACGTCTCTGATGTCCACCTCCTCATCGGCATCGGCCGCCTCTGCCGCCCttatggccagcagcagcagtccagCTCACCGATCATCCGCTCAATCGCCCAAAGTGGCGGACCAGCAGGAGTCGCCAGCAGTGGTGGCTCctggctcctcctcctcatcttCGTCCTCTTCCACCACTTCGACGGCCTCGTCGCTGCTGTCCAAAGTGCCCGTCGTCCGCTCCATCTCGTTCCTGGAGAAGCATCGCTCAAAGTCGAGGGACGCCGCCGATCGAGATCACGCGGCCAGCAACGCCGCCACCATCATCTCGACGCCGGCCGACCGGCGCAGTCAACAGCACCTGGCCGGCGAACTCCGCGAGGAGGTCCTCCTGCCCGGCTTTGTCGCCGATAAAACGCCCAACCATTCGATTGACATCGACCCCCTGTCCGGTAAaaccccaaacaaattttccggccaattgattttaatgattttccaACGGAATCGATTAGTTTGTTTTAACGATGGACCAATCTGGGATCTATAACGGATTATTCCCGTTCAATTAGACTTTGCTGCAACGGGCTCCGGATGCGTTTAATTGTTTCTGAAGGGATTTTTACTCGTTGTGATTGGAGGGGGTGGATGTTATTAGTACTGttgtattttattcttttatttcttcttgttaaCTGCGGATTGCGGTTGTTCGATTGAGGTCGAATTCGTGAAACATTCAAGCAAAAAGATTTTACCGTAACCGTCCGTTCGACCGGACAGTGGAAAAACGTTtacgagaaaattaatttctgattattattttggttttagaaGAAGGTCTACTTGGTGCGACTTCCGACGACGATTTGCCCGACTTCCTCCTACCGGACGATTCGAGTAAAATACGGAAATTGCCCGGCTACTTGCGCAGTGGCTCGGCCCCCAAAATCTTCAAGAGTTCGCTGAAAGATTATCACGGCCTGGAAGGAGTAAGACTTTGAATATCAATTGATACAATTCATTTCGCaacttaaatttcaaaattttatcaaattatCCAGGTGGATTTGAACTTGCTGAGTAGTCAAGATCAAGAAGTGCACCCCATCACGCCCACTAGTCGAGGGAAGAAGTCGACCACCGAGTCGATCGGAGTCACCACCACCGCCGGCGGCGCCCAGTTGTCGGAAGCCGAGACACTGGGCAGTCACTCGTTGCCTGCGGTCCAGGCGTCGTCATTGGTataaaaaaagttctttttatATCATCAATTTTCACGAGCAAATAGCAAcggttgtttttgtgttttatttgtgGTTGTTGTCTGATTCCCCCCTCGTTATTTGATTGCAGGTCAAACCAAGTTGCGTCAATCCGTTCATGGACAGTTCCATCGACTCGGATCACAGCTGGGAGTCGCACTCGACCGGATCGAGTGGGCGTGGCACTCAGCATAGCGACCAAGGCTCCCTGGGCTCTGCCCAGCGGGCCGGACTTTTGCCCGGCAGTCACGACGAAGTGGACGGTAAGTGTTTAGCTGCTCGGCTCTTTCGACATTGGTGGCGTCAGTCGCTTTTCAACGTTTCTCTCTTACAGGTCGCCTGGACATGTCGTTCACTTCGATTTCCAGTCACCGGGTCTCGCAGTGCGACGAGAACCGGGTCAAAATTCAAGTCCCCTCGGCCGCCTCGTGTCCCAACTGGAACGCCGCCACCAACAGTTGCGGGCCGGCGTCTCTAGCCTCGGTCGAGTCGtcgtcctcttcttcatcttcgtcgTCCTCGTCCAGGGGCGTCGTCACGGTCCTGGAAGGGCCCCAGAGTGGCACCACCCTGGTCGAATCGCTGTCCGGCGAGCCCAACGTCAAGGTAATTCATTTCTCGTTTGAGCTCTAACCAAAATTGCTGGACGCACTtgcttgttttctcttttctcctggccaattcacaccaaatttaactttttgctgattaatatattttaaaaattaaccaatCAAAAACCaactttttgatttcttttctttttcattcctatttttctctctcctgactcactcacacacacattttattTCTGATCTAACCGGCCGGTCCGCTCACTGTGCTGTATAGCTGCTGTAGCTCTAGCTCTGTTTCTTTCATCTCCGGGGCGTGGTGGTTTAAATGAGACATTCCAGGTTCAAAAAGGTGGACGTGTTTGATTGATTAACAGAGTGTGCTGATGATGGGTGGAGGCCGGTGCACTTCTAGTCCTTCCTCTGCTACTAATATGGCTGGCGCTGCTGCCGCTCTGGCCGTCTCGGATCTGGCGGCCGTTCCGTTCGGACTCACTCACGAATTTGCTCACGTCTTCGGTCACAGGTCATCGGCGGCGGTCGTCAGGAGCGTCTCCTCGGCAACCACCACCTACAGTTCTACAGTGTCGACATTGACGACGATGTCCTCCTCGCAGACGATCCTGGAAAGCTCTAGCAgctcgtccagcagcagcagtagcagctcGTCCAGCAGTAGTAGCTCCAGCACTAGCGGAAGTAGTGGAACCAGTCCCAGCAGCGTCAAGAAGGCCGGCGCCGATCGAGTTCCAAGATTCGTCTGagacaaatttgttttcaaatttcccgcccaaaacaaaaacgaaaaaaaaataacaaaaaatggctgttgatgttgttgttcttgttgttgAGCTGCAATTCTTATAAAATCTTTGTTGTTATACATATTTGACCTTTGGAACCGCAAAACATGCAACACCTGCCAGAGTGGGGATGCAGAGTAAAAATGTTAACAATCAGTGTTcctttctatttaaaaaacaaaacaaacaaaacaaaatctattatattatataactctcctttttgttgttgttgttgttcaacgAGCCGttttttgaattgcaatttgTAATCATTGTTGAATCGCTAAAGacaggcacacacacactggtttctttttgttttctggggCTATCGAATCGCCCCaacatttttgtatttgaaaaagttttagacaTTCCAAGATAAAACACCAAAGTTTGGGTTTTAAGTTCGCGTTGGAAAATGATGTGCGCAATCAACGACTTGTCATATTCGCTGTTTTTATTCTCTGTCTCTTTCTacatcttttttgaaaaacaaacaaaacaaaaatgattgtcCAACGAgtctatattattattatatatattatatattaatCGTTTTGTATTTTGAATGTCGATCAtcatcaatttttgtgtgctgtgtcgacgacaacaacaaatcaatttttaaaaaaggtggaTTTTGTCAATTAGCGAGAGTATAACGATAACTATACTATATTATATATCTGCAATTATTATTCATGTTCTTGTTTAGGAGCTGGCCAGTGTATATTCTTTCATACATTcatacagtatatatatatatatatctacaaacatatatatatgtatatatctaTTAATATTTCGCTACTGCCATTGCGAtttcgaaaacaaaaacaaatctgtTACACCCGTGAGATGTGATGTGTGTGTCTCATCAATGTTGAATTATTTGGGTTgaatgtttattattattcattaaCAAACACAAGTCTTTATGGTCGACCCCCTCCCGTTTCCCCCTCCCATTTTTAGCCCCCGCGCACAACCCTCAAATCTCTCGCCCCAGTTGACCGTTTCTCTCCTGCCCAGTTACCCGGCGCACCTCCCTCCCCCCTCACCCAACAACCGTACCCATACGTACGTCGTGATTTATATCCTTTCGTCTGTATAGTTGAGCGGGGAGACATTCATTTCTCTCTGCGAACTCTATTCAAAAATACAATCTTGAACATTTAAAAGATaaacaattcttttcgtttaattCAATCGATATATTAGACTGCGCAAGAGTAGTGGAAGATTCGAATTTGCCGCCGAAATCGGCGGCCATATTGAAGCCGCATCTGACTTGGCGTCGTCTGCTTCTCCATGCAGACATATAAACACAAGTGATCTTTTCGGGAGTTTTGGCACGTAGAGAATCTctttctacttctttttttcgttcacggTCCTTTGCCTTATACACTGGAATTAATGCAAGTGTGATGAAACTGCATTGCACCACAACCATTGACCATTTCACCATCTTTTAATTGGTACTATACATTACATTTATGAGTTTCATGATGggttgttaaaaacaaatctcTTCTTATCGCAGtttattgattaaaaacaACGTTAACTTCGTTTTCATAACTTCACCGAAAAATGGATGGAAGCATTACAAATGCTAATGAAGTGGTATCCAAAGAGCAATCTTGTTTGGCACAGGATGTGAGGTCAGAAAATGAAAGTGTGCAAACTGGGACGAGCGGTTCCAGCTCATCAGCCTCTAGTCCAATGCCTGTGGAAGATCTGGGTCCCGTGTTTGAAGTCAAGGGTATCCGTGCCACCACAGACTCCTCTGTCTTGACGTTCAGAATCTCCAGACTCGACGATCCCGAAAGCAGAGACTCTGGGTGGGAGGTGACCAGAAGTGCAGAGGAGTTTGAGGCCTTCAACCGGTTGATTCTCGATTGCCAAAAGTTTGGTGGCATGATATTCCCACCATTGCCACCACCCATAGAGTCCAAGTACGAAGAAAGTTTTCTGGAAGCCCCCATAATCCATCGGAAACAGGTTGAAAGGTAATCATATTCTCACTACCTGACATAAATCACACGATCCAATAcatgttttttgtgtttttccttcCTAGATACCTCCAGTTGGTTTCTTCTCACCCCATTCTGGGGAGGTCGCAAGCCCTGGCGGATTTCCTATCGCCGACTTATGTGCTGGCTGAGAAATCAGGGCGCAAAGGCTTCTTCTCGAAAATTGCTGAGAGCTTTTCGGGGTCTTCCCAGCCGGCCAAAGTCCCCCACCGAGACATTGAAGAATTCTTTCAAAACGAACGCGACTGGTCAGCCAACTACTCTGTCCATCTGAAAACCACGTTGAACGCCGTACTGACCGTGATCTATTCGGAAAAGagtaacacaatttcaattgtAGACACGAGAAACTGGTTCATGCGTGGATTAATGTGGgttttcttattccttttctCCATTAGAAATCATCGGACAGTTGAAGCATCTGTGCACAGCGTTATCGATGAACGCCCCGAGTTGCTACCAGCAGGAAACGGGTCTCATCCATCACCGTCTGCATTCCAAAATGGcagattcatttttaaatatccaGGTAGGATGATTACATTGTTGTGGCCGCTGGGCGTTATATTACTCGTTATAGACTTTGAATGGAGAAACTTGGTCGATTGACTGGGCTTCCATTTTCTCCCGTGTCCACCTCAAACACGTTAGGATTTGACGGAAGACGGGCTGCAGCGAGGCTTGTGTGATTTCTATTGCATCTGGGACCTGTACCTGCAATACCTGGCCAACGAGCAGCTGATGCTCAACCGACGTACGGCTCTGCTCATCAACTACGAGAACTGCAACCGCAACTGGGATAAGGCCAAAGCCCACAAACGAGATGAGGtacatttctctctttttgtctCTTCCCACCTTGTCGCATATGTGACAACTGCCAACGACCGTTTCAGTTGACGCACATTCGAGTTATCGCCATTTTCCTTGCCATTTTCCTCGTCAATCATCTCCGTTAGGCAAAGAACAAATCTGTCCCGTTTTTGGAGTGTCCCGTTTCGCTGGCGCATCACTTTCCTTCCCCCCTTATGTGACATAGCAGGAAGAAaagcgtttctctctctcggctgtgTGCGGAGATTAAATGACGTCCGTTTGAAAAAAGTGCCGTTTTGGccattcatttttgttgttttccattcCGGCATCCACCATGTGTTTCAAGAGTCATCTGGAATCTTTCTTTTACTTCGGCAGAGAGAGTTaaaggaaagagaagaatGTTTTCTTCTAAATTCTACCCGGCGGGGGTTGTTGGATGGATATAACGGAGCATCACCACTTGCTAGTGAGCGTCATTGGTGCGTAGAGAACTCGCGTCAGCtgctgttttttcttgttcggCCTAAGGTTATCAACCCTCTTTCCACTCTCTGCTTTTTCCTACCGACACTACCACCATGtaggtgtgtgtttggttcttttctatttgattggatgtttaaggatttttttaaaagttgtcaaaaccaaagaaaaggaggaggatGTTTACCGTTACGCTTCTCCAGCTTCTTCCATTCGACCGGGAATATAATAATATGCAGTGACAGGTGTAATTTTGACACGGGATTTCGCTCGTTtgggtttttcaaatttggcgcCATCCTCATTTGTTCGTTGATGTTTTGGTGGCTGCTTCTTTGAGCGAGAAAATCAGTAGGTGCATTGGCATCGTGTGAAATCTCGACACCTTGTTTGTCGACAACTCGGAAGTCCCCGGAAGTCCCGCGTTGCCAGGACGTTGTCTTTTGCGTGTGACTTTCGATTTCCCACTTCGTTTtgtcgaatttttatttttagaaaatggaaGGGGGATTTggttaatgaattgaaaaatctCTCGACTGTAAGGGGGCTGCGCAGGTGTTGTAATGATTCGATAAAGAGTAGTAGGAGGAAGTTTAGCGGTTGTTGTTTGTATTCAATGGTCGTTGCTCTGATGCAGCGGTGAAAAATCATCCGCCGACCAAACATTTTTCTGGATATGGTGAGCTGGGTTTCTTCGACGCACATTCCCAGCACCCCGACTATTAAACGTTTTGTTGTTGACTTCTCTCTGGGCTCCGTTGATGGCACACGAGCATTACGCCATTTGCTCAAAACGAACGCGTATGGGAAATACAAATCGATATGAAATTACggagggaaaataaaatttgcttGTGAAATCAAACGGTCCAGGCTCCGGTAAAAgtctaaaaatatcaacgagcgTTGATTGGCGCAGTTAAATCGTCAATGGTTAGGAAGGAACAGGTGGTGCAGG
The sequence above is drawn from the Daphnia pulicaria isolate SC F1-1A chromosome 1, SC_F0-13Bv2, whole genome shotgun sequence genome and encodes:
- the LOC124314084 gene encoding rho GTPase-activating protein 45-like isoform X2 — protein: MMKNKATRSPKSKPNFLIKSASLKMLARQVIKAGHNLLIQPAMIGIQVPTIQHSTHNLVSNGVAEDPATMEASSSVVVATAGKPSSTSSGGVGGGGGRSGGGVGSASGSRSVSLASVSSDGSSSESHLVEQEDIVALTQEVRAFKEALGKLRRLFHPNDKDKCDALRVAAHERLGEVLRILRIILEHYSALQSTELLVAAGSLIHQVKEYQYEDEKRDVREFMESIDQLALAFSSRVSEYLMGDLDSNISLASSSVSSKTKSCENIPSDAENGALLADPGTTTASKSDSVTSVIFPGSPGDQQQTNQPSTTPQQHLTGVQMDAVLLQLEQGVEVALHRAKLWSKYAKDIMTYVEKRCNLEIEFAKNVAKLAQTMKSALKEECYLPFQSIYMTAMDREIDNSNSAQSTTSLLTGHKFLEPLSARRNEHERCRKQIKEMWHRELKRMQESVGNLRKAKALYVQRQQEWERAKEAAQRAESAAESSSSTAEQASKLDKRKKTEEDALQKAMEAETTYKASVCEANERHGQLLRVKSQVLQQVRELMLQCDQTMKAVTVSYFQLQHTVSAPAPVQFQTLCESSRLYEPGSQYMEFIRRMPLPSKPSRDSTPTATAGSPGGTSPGPYTFEPYSEESTVSEKERKSNGSLSADLSESAGKDRVQSGGPMKAWSASAVSSAGQSPGNVVTQVSSDTESVESNPSAKSRETSPTASPMMPARRLVPASSGDELENEPDPEADANYLGYSANRRHCMSKAAVTHTFRKLKTPSRCRECDSYVYFQGAECIECGLGCHKKCLESLTIQCGHKRLPRKMTTFGVDLSQHLAETGTQVPHLLAKCINEIDTRGIQIKGLYRVSGVKSKVEKLCQSFENGADLVDLTDIHPNVVANVLKLYLRQLPEALLTSRLYPDFIRVAREWTGPSADTSAPGVEELNELVHKLPRHHYATLAFLMHHLKRVSGECESNNMPASNLGIVFGPTLLRTSEGSATLSSLVDTVHQTKVIELLIEHADIIFGPPDPASTSLMSTSSSASAASAALMASSSSPAHRSSAQSPKVADQQESPAVVAPGSSSSSSSSSTTSTASSLLSKVPVVRSISFLEKHRSKSRDAADRDHAASNAATIISTPADRRSQQHLAGELREEVLLPGFVADKTPNHSIDIDPLSEEGLLGATSDDDLPDFLLPDDSSKIRKLPGYLRSGSAPKIFKSSLKDYHGLEGVDLNLLSSQDQEVHPITPTSRGKKSTTESIGVTTTAGGAQLSEAETLGSHSLPAVQASSLVKPSCVNPFMDSSIDSDHSWESHSTGSSGRGTQHSDQGSLGSAQRAGLLPGSHDEVDGRLDMSFTSISSHRVSQCDENRVKIQVPSAASCPNWNAATNSCGPASLASVESSSSSSSSSSSSRGVVTVLEGPQSGTTLVESLSGEPNVKSVLMMGGGRCTSSPSSATNMAGAAAALAVSDLAAVPFGLTHEFAHVFGHRSSAAVVRSVSSATTTYSSTVSTLTTMSSSQTILESSSSSSSSSSSSSSSSSSSSTSGSSGTSPSSVKKAGADRVPRFV